The Anoplopoma fimbria isolate UVic2021 breed Golden Eagle Sablefish chromosome 20, Afim_UVic_2022, whole genome shotgun sequence genome includes a window with the following:
- the rcc1 gene encoding regulator of chromosome condensation — protein MPAKKTATKRKSEPIGEDDKDPKKVKVSHRSHGKEAGQVLVLGQGDVGQLGLGETTIERKKPALVSLPEKIVQVVAGGMHTVCVSDTGHVYTFGCNDEGALGRDTTEEGSEMVPGKVTLEEKVVQVSAGDSHTAALTEDGTVYIWGSFRDNNGVIGLLEPMKTCTVPVKVPMTEPVVKIASGNDHLVLVTLEGNLYTSGTAEQGQLGRVPEHFSDRGGRKGLGRLLVPQIVKVKGKVHFIDAYCGAYVTFAVSKEGPVYGFGLSNYHQLGTKSTKMCFVPVKLACFKNSNTSWLEFSGGQHHTLCLNAEGQVYSLGRAEYGRLGLGQGAEEKSEPTLVTGVEPASGLTCGASVSYAVTREGSVYAWGMGTNMQLGTGEEDDEWSPVKMTGKQLENRVVLKASSGGQHTVLLVKDKQES, from the exons ATGCCTGCTAAAAAGACTGCCACCAAGAGGAAGTCTGAGCCTATTGGTGAAGATGATAAAGACCCCAAGAAAGTGAAAG TTTCCCACAGGAGTCATGGCAAGGAGGCGGGTCAGGTCCTCGTTCTGGGTCAGGGTGATGTTGGACAGTTGGGCCTAGGCGAGACCACCATTGAGAGGAAAAAGCCAGCCCTTGTGTCCCTGCCGGAGAAAATTGTACAAGTGGTTGCCGGAGGCATGCACACTGTGTGTGTCAGCGACACTGGCCAT gtctACACTTTTGGCTGTAATGATGAAGGTGCCCTTGGTCGGGACACAACGGAGGAGGGATCTGAGATGGTTCCAGGAAAGGTGACATTGGAGGAGAAGGTGGTCCAGGTGTCGGCGGGGGACAGCCACACAGCTGCACTGACGGAGGATGGAACAGTGTACATATGGGGCTCCTTCAGG GATAACAATGGTGTTATAGGTCTTCTGGAGCCCATGAAAACATGCACCGTTCCAGTCAAAGTCCCCATGACGGAACCTGTTGTGAAAATTGCATCAG GTAACGACCACCTTGTACTGGTTACACTGGAGGGGAATCTGTACACATCAGGCACTGCGGAGCAGGGGCAGCTGGGAAGAGTGCCTGAGCATTTTTCGGACAGAGGAGGCAGGAAAGGCCTCG GCCGGTTGCTGGTACCACAGATCGTTAAAGTCAAAGGGAAAGTTCACTTCATAGATGCCTACTGTGGGGCGTACGTCACCTTTGCCGTGTCAAAAGAGGGGCCTGTTTACGGATTTGGTCTCTCCAACTACCACCAGCTGG gcaCTAAAAGCACCAAGATGTGTTTTGTCCCAGTAAAACTGGCATGCTTCAAGAACTCCAACACCTCCTGGCTGGAATTCTCTGGAGGACAACATCACACACTCTGCCTAAATGCTGAAG GACAGGTTTATAGCCTGGGCAGAGCAGAATATGGTCGTCTTGGTCTGGGCCAAGGGGCCGAAGAAAAAAGTGAGCCCACGCTGGTGACTGGGGTGGAGCCAGCCAGTGGATTGACATGTGGGGCGTCGGTCAGCTACGCCGTCACCAGAGAAG GATCTGTGTATGCCTGGGGCATGGGCACCAACATGCAGCTCGGCACAGGGGAGGAGGACGATGAGTGGAGCCCTGTGAAGATGACTGGCAAGCAGCTGGAGAACCGCGTAGTACTAAAGGCCTCCAGTGGAGGTCAGCACACAGTCCTTTTGGTCAAAGACAAGCAGGAGAGCTGA
- the oprd1b gene encoding opioid receptor, delta 1b, with product MYGVVRYTKMKTATNIYIFNLALADALATTTLPFQSAKYLMGTWPFGEVLCKLVIAIDYYNMFTSIFTLTMMSVDRYIAVCHPVRALDFRTPAKAKFINICIWILSSAVGVPVMIMAGTKVTVKGNTSCEIKFPIPEWHWDTVMKICVFIFAFVVPVLVITICYGLMILRLKSVRLLSGSKEKDRNMRRITRMVLVIVAAFIVCWTPIHIFIIVKTMVDIDRKNLLVVASWHLCIALGYTNSSLNPVLYAFLDENFKRCFRDFCLPYRSRLEQNSFSRARNSTKEPVSVCAPATTQRPPA from the exons ATGTACGGGGTGGTCAG GTACACCAAGATGAAGACCGCCACCAACATCTACATCTTCAACCTGGCTCTGGCTGATGCTCTCGCCACTACCACCCTCCCCTTCCAGAGTGCCAAGTACCTGATGGGCACATGGCCCTTTGGGGAGGTACTGTGTAAATTAGTCATCGCCATCGATTACTACAACATGTTCACCAGCATCTTCACGCTCACCATGATGAGCGTGGACCGCTACATCGCCGTTTGTCATCCGGTGAGAGCTTTGGACTTCCGCACCCCTGCCAAAGCCAAATTCATCAACATCTGCATCTGGATCCTCTCCTCTGCCGTCGGAGTCCCTGTGATGATCATGGCTGGTACCAAGGTGACAGTTAAAG GAAACACTTCTTGCGAAATCAAATTCCCCATACCTGAGTGGCACTGGGACACAGTGATGAAAATCTGCGTGTTCATTTTTGCCTTTGTGGTTCCCGTCCTGGTCATCACCATCTGTTATGGTCTGATGATCCTGCGGCTCAAGAGTGTTCGTCTGCTCTCCGGCTCCAAAGAGAAGGACAGGAACATGCGACGGATCACCCGCATGGTCCTAGTGATCGTTGCGGCCTTCATCGTCTGCTGGACTCCAATCCACATCTTCATCATTGTCAAGACCATGGTGGATATTGACCGCAAGAACCTGCTGGTGGTGGCCAGCTGGCATCTGTGCATCGCATTGGGCTACACCAACAGCAGTCTCAACCCGGTGCTGTACGCCTTCTTGGATGAGAACTTCAAAAGGTGCTTCAGGGATTTCTGCCTGCCCTATCGTTCTCGCCTGGAGCAGAACAGCTTCTCCAGGGCACGAAATAGCACAAAGGagcctgtgtctgtttgtgctcCTGCAACGACACAGAGACCGCCAGCCTGA